A genome region from Triticum aestivum cultivar Chinese Spring chromosome 2B, IWGSC CS RefSeq v2.1, whole genome shotgun sequence includes the following:
- the LOC123043927 gene encoding rhomboid-like protein 19, whose translation MMSSVSPPAPSLPSGGGSFFRGYTKLCKGLAVILLLVHLLVQLFPSAVNYLALIPARTIPFAWNLITAGYVEQTIPGVIISIIGLLLFGKLLEPLWGTKELSKFVFIVNFSTSMCVFVTAIAVYYVTQQESYLYTPLSGFYGVLSGLLVGIKQLMPEMELNLFVLKIKGKWIPSLIALISVVVSFFMKDLVSYLPVILFGIYMSWIYLRYFQKRLETGLKGDPSEEFSFSSFFPAILRPVLDPIASIFHRLLCGRSDRADRGQTLETSSLPGSDSTEANRRRERGQRALEQRLAEKLAAVKSTESTSLDASDKV comes from the exons ATGATGAGCAGCGTCTCCCCTCCGGCGCCGTCGCTTCCCTCCGGG GGTGGAAGCTTCTTCAGAGGGTACACGAAGCTCTGCAAGGGCCTCGCCGTCATATTGCTTCTCGTGCACCTCTTGGTCCAGCTGTTCCCTTCAGCCGTCAACTATCTCGCGCTTATCCCCGCAAG GACAATCCCTTTCGCCTGGAACTTGATAACTGCTGGCTATGTCGAGCAAACTATTCCAGGG GTGATTATCAGCATAATTGGTCTTCTTTTATTTGGGAAATTATTAGAGCCTCTATGGGGCACAAAGGAGTTATCAAAGTTCGTTTTTATTGTCAACTTCTCAACTTCAATGTGTGTCTTCGTAACTGCTATTGCTGTGTACTATGTAACACAACAAGAGAGCTACCT CTACACTCCTCTTTCTGGTTTTTATGGGGTTCTGTCAGGATTGCTGGTGGGCATCAAGCAACTTATGCCAGAGATGGAGCTTAATCTTTTCGTGCTGAAGATTAAGGGAAAG TGGATCCCATCTCTTATTGCACTGATTTCCGTTGTTGTAAGCTTCTTCATGAAGGACTTGGTATCTTACCTCCCAGTTATACTGTTTGGCATTTATATGAGTTGGATTTACCTGCGTTACTTCCAAAAGAGGCTAGAGACAGGCCTGAAAGGGGATCCAAGCGAGGAGTTCTCTTTCTCAAGTTTCTTCCCTGCAATTCTGAG ACCAGTTCTGGATCCAATAGCCTCAATATTCCATAGGCTTCTTTGTGGAAGATCTGATAGGGCAGACCGGGGTCAGACATTGGAAACCTCATCATTGCCGGGTTCAGATTCTACTGAGGCAAACAGGAGGAG GGAAAGGGGTCAAAGGGCACTGGAGCAAAGATTGGCTGAGAAGCTGGCTGCGGTCAAGAGTACAGAGAGCACATCTCTCGACGCATCTGACAAAGTTTGA